CTCACTGTTAAATTAAACACACGGTTTGTCTTTGGtaggagagagaccagactcAGAAGAACCAGAGCAAGAGACGTCTGAACCAGCAAGACGACACCACtgttcccactgtggaaagagttttacccaaTTACGGACACTGAAGGTGCATGAAAgaatacacactggagagaagccctACCAATGttctcagtgtggaaagagttttacccagtTAGGGAGCCTGAAAATACACaatagaatacacacaggagagaagccttaccaatGCTCTCAGTGTGGAAAGAGATGTTCACAGTTAAGTTGCCTGAAatcacatgagagaatacacacaggagataagCCTCACAAATGCCCTCAATGTGGTAATACTTTTAAGCGGTTAAGTAACCTGAAGGAACATCAAAGAGTACACACAGGGGAAAAGCCTTACCACTGTTTCCATTGTGAAAAGTGTTTCAGCTGGGTAAGGCAACTGAAAGAGCATGAGAGAACACACACCGGAGAGAAGCCCTAccaatgttcccagtgtggaaagagttttacccagtTCGGGAGCCTGAAGATACATGATAGAATACACACAGGCGAAAAGCCtttccaatgttcccagtgtggaaagagttttaaccggTTAGGGAACCTGAAATCACATGAGAGGACACACAAAGAAGAAGAGCCCCATccctgctcccagtgtggaaagaattTTACCTCATCAGGCTTCCTGAAGAATCATGAGCAAAGACACATTGGGGAAACGCCTTTCcagtgctcccagtgtggaaTTAAATTTACCTGGTTAAGGCAACTGAAATCACATGAAAGGATCCACACATGAGAGAAACGTTAGGAATGCTCCCAGTGTAGAAAGATATTTACCCAGTTTAGGCACCTGAAAGACCTTGAGGTAACACACTCAGGGGAAAGCCTTACCCATGCTCCCAGTGTGGACAGTGATTTTTCACATACTTACAATTCATGAGGTAACACACACATTGCTCCCACACTTGTCTCATCTTTTACTGAAAATTGGTGCTTTGTGGTTTTGTTTACGCTCTTATTTCCATATGAAATCAAATTGGAGAAAACCTACTCAAATACacatttgtatgttttatgttttaaaATCCCAAGATATGAATTGAATATGGAGTGTGACCGTTTTTATGTAGATTATGTACACACACTGTGATTAaatagtcttttttttttttactctggctctgtttttctgtgtgtgttggggatgtggaacaccgtttgggtctttgcgtgtcaaaaaagatacacgtcaaataacactatttgatgtgtcaaataacactatttgatgtgtcaaataacactatttgatgtgtcaaataagcttgttgaccaatcaggatatgactgcacgtcacctaataatttaacgcgttcataCCTTTTTTTACGTAGTTaatattacacattgattacatgATCACTTGTATTTCATATGTCAAAACGTTTCATCGATACGTAtgttatgatgctggtaaagttgactcgtgcgcacctacagtgctggtcattaaaaaaagctagctagctcatggatgcaaacaatgttcttccccaaataCATAGCAACACGACATAATCTGTCTCAGTAGCTatagttaactagctaactatatagctaggtgtcatcatctaaaataaccctattTTATAAGACAgttttatttgattaatggtggtcggacccatctatgtgaagctagccacaataagcattagccacaatagtggactttgcggttcaaaataaaagtatgtaattgacagtaaatcaaatgaatacaaatagtggaATAATGCCATAAgtgaatagatcatgctaaacgaggttggaatgttgtttatataaaatcaacaaaagacaattagttaatttgacaaaaatctgtttttaatcacactggatgtattagact
The DNA window shown above is from Salvelinus fontinalis isolate EN_2023a chromosome 40, ASM2944872v1, whole genome shotgun sequence and carries:
- the LOC129839907 gene encoding zinc finger protein 239-like isoform X2 gives rise to the protein MLTSPTMSSKSYYPPAKEDCWTEKDALVKEEKEEQSVTVKQEVEDEAVTVKEEGEDKQEGAVFTVKEETTGTVKEEEDVFGVKEEGEITVTLEEEEEQNGDLINTRERPDSEEPEQETSEPARRHHCSHCGKSFTQLRTLKVHERIHTGEKPYQCSQCGKSFTQLGSLKIHNRIHTGEKPYQCSQCGKRCSQLSCLKSHERIHTGDKPHKCPQCGNTFKRLSNLKEHQRVHTGEKPYHCFHCEKCFSWVRQLKEHERTHTGEKPYQCSQCGKSFTQFGSLKIHDRIHTGEKPFQCSQCGKSFNRLGNLKSHERTHKEEEPHPCSQCGKNFTSSGFLKNHEQRHIGETPFQCSQCGIKFTWLRQLKSHERIHT